GGAGCCGGAATCCGACTCATACGTCACGTTGGGGGCCGGCATATCGCGCATTCCGGACACGGGAGGCAGCTTGGCGAACTTGGCCATACGCTCATTCAGCATGTCGTACGCCTTCATTTCCTTGAATCCGGGCTTATGCGTGCCGACAACCTTGGAGGCGAATGAGGACATCAGGCGTGTGGCGCGTTTCACTTTGCACTTCGGACAGGCCGTGTCTTCCACCCGCGCCCAAGTCGGCTGAACGGCTTCGAATTGTTCCTGACAATTCTCACAACGATATTCATAGAGCGGCATGGACGGCCTCGTGTCGTATTGCTTGGCGATGAGCTGGGCGGTTATGGAAGCGGTTCGGGTAAACGTTTCATGTCGGTGCTTGCTGGTCTGAACCGGCTTGACCCTGCCTCAAGAATTGCACTATTGTAGCAC
The DNA window shown above is from Nitrospira tepida and carries:
- a CDS encoding FmdB family zinc ribbon protein, with protein sequence MPLYEYRCENCQEQFEAVQPTWARVEDTACPKCKVKRATRLMSSFASKVVGTHKPGFKEMKAYDMLNERMAKFAKLPPVSGMRDMPAPNVTYESDSGSSSAPNSTPTGG